The following DNA comes from Lathamus discolor isolate bLatDis1 chromosome 5, bLatDis1.hap1, whole genome shotgun sequence.
AGATTATAGGAGGGataaattttaaatactacttttggttacctttgTATCTTTTTTGGTGCAAGAATATGTTTTACATTTTAGATGAGCCTTTTCTCTTACATAGCTCTCACTGAATTAAACTGCAGTAAGGCAGCATGCCTTGCCAGACCAGTTAAAAGTGTCTGACCCCAACTTTTTCTCCACATCTGGAGTTTGCAGTTGGAATCCTTTGCTTTTGTGTTCAGAATAAATTTTGTTCAGTGACTGATGGACTGGCTTCTGGTTTATGTATTAACAATCTGCAGAAGCCTGGTTGAGATCAGATGAGAgaaaagcacaataaaaatgCCAGAAATTAAGTGCTTTAAAGGGCACTGAAAATGAATCTTTGGCAAACAGCTTTTCAGAGGTCATTCACTGTAATTGTGTCTAAAACTTGACTTTGTCTTGTAGcatagaaaacagtatttttgaaatcacagaatcacagaatggtttgggttggaaggcccATCCAGttcagcccctctgccatgggcaggaacaccttccaccaCACCTGCTTGCTCATTACCAAAACAGTTCTGCATTCACCATATATAAAACATTGTGGCCCCAGCACTGTTAATGCTCTAGCCATTGTGGTTTTCCCTTCACCATTATAGTAACTAAAAGGGAAGGCTGTTCTGTACGCTGGAGAAGgaaattttcctttcagaattgCTTCAGGTGGGACATCGCCTCTAGTGGTCAGGTCAGACATAAGGCGAAAATTAAATTGCACATGTGAGGGATAGGCAGAACAAATGACAGAACAAATGGCTTTGGATGGTTATAGTTTCTGATTAtaggttaaaagaaaaagagacataTTGGCACAATAAAATATGCAGCACTGgaatagacttttttttccttacttacTCAGCAGCAAGACTGTCCCCCAGAGTGGACTAATCAATAACctgcttttcagcttttaagTAAGATACATTAGAACTATCACAAACCAATTTTTAAAGACTAATAGAGCTAGGCTATGTGAAACAAAACTCTCCAGGGTACAAGAGAGCAAATTTAGACTCCTCAAAAAATAACTCCTTCATTAAAATCTGACAAGTCTAAGAAACCATTTGCTAATGTATTACAATTATGCATTGGAGCTAATATAACACTCTATGGTGGAGATGGATGCAGATAATATGCAAACCTCCATTGTGTTTGTGGATTTTGAACTATGTCTGTCCTCTCCAGTCACCTACAAAATTTCAAGTTGCTACAGTTACAGGCTtgtaatttggctttttttttttatgatcttACTACTTTGAACAATTAAGTTGAAAGCAAGTAAGTGTTGCAACAGTTGTTTGCTCTTTAAGCTTGATTAAAAGAATTGTTTTTCCTAGaaatgtgttttgctgtgtttccagTAGTTTTAGCTCCAAGGAGACTGTTACCTTCTTTATTTCCATTCCATCCttcatgctgtgctgctgatgtAATAGCAAATTTAATTCATGCCAGTTGCTGGGCCAGGAGAAAGGAAGTGATGTCTCAGCACAGTACCTTGATAATCTGTGCCATCTTACTTTCTTGGCAGTGCATAGTATCCTACTGGCTTTTGTAAGCTGAAGGGGAAAAGCATGAGTTTTTCTTGGCTGGTGGCTAGAGCCTGTTCTATTTTGCATAAACTGTGGAGCCTGGTGAATTGCTGTTGCTTAGTCAGAAGGCAAGGAACAGGTTCACATTTTGGAGAGATCAACTGCCAAGTGTGAATTTGGTCTGAGTCAGTGCCATGATGCCTTCCTGAATTTGCAGGCAGCCTCATCCCACTTCCACTGCTCAAAGCTTTGCTTACTAAGAGctgcataaaatgaaaatgtggtcGGTTTTATCTGGTTACTCAAAGGCCTGTGAGCAGCAAGAGATACCAGTGCCAGTGGGTACACTGCCTCTTTCCCAGCAGTTCTGTGTTTAGATTGGACTTTTCTATTGGAACATCGTTGCCCATGGACTTGGACTTCcgttttcctttcctctccaattttctctgccttctgtGTGTCTGATAGAGGTCTTAAGCACAATCTCAGACTTTAGGAAGGCACTGTAGTCCTCTCATCCAACAGCAGTCTGCCTGGGAATGAGAGACACTGACATGGCTTCTACTGCTGGGTCCTTCTGAAAGGATGGCCAAAGGACAGAAGTGCTTGAGCACACCAGCTGTTTTGAGCAGTAACTTCACCATAGGAGACCAGTTTAAATCACTCCATCGTGTATATGAATCAGGACTTTAAGGTCAGATTTATCATGCTTAGGAGTTACTGAAGCTGTTATTCAGCAGCTGATCACCTGAAATTGCAAAGGAAGTGGTTTTGAAGCTGTGTAGGTACTGATTTTTAGAAGAGACAGTCTTGGTTGAAATTCAGTTATGTTTGGATCCTCTACCGTTCTAGTGGCTTTCTTTTAATGCTCTTTTAGGCAAACTTGTCACCTTCCTTCTCTGGTAATACGTTATTCGTGTTGTTGTTATCAGTATCATTAGGAAGTACTagtgttatttttctgctgagtGGGAAAAGGGAATTGCCTTTTGTTTGCTGAATGTTCCCAGGATGGGAGGGTATGTTTTTGGAAGATTCTTCTCAAGTTGCCAATGGTACTTCTAAGGAATACTACCCAAACTTGCCGTACTAAACAATTCTTCAGGTTGCATTATTTATGGTTTTGCTTTGAGTTAGGATGGTGacactttcattttgttctgcatTATGTTAAGTAAGGTATATTTAGTACAAAAAACCACATGATTTTTATGTTGACATGGCAggaaagcctgggaagaatGGTGTTATCAGAAtggttttgccatttttaaGATATAACGCGTTCTAATGTGCTAGGAGACAAAAATAACTAAGAAGATGTCTTAGTTCTCTCTTCTCCCTTAGCTAAGTTGAATGCTTACAAATAATCATATAATGCTAATTTATATTTTCCCCCAGGGTATGGTCTTCATTGCCACCGAGCTATCATCACCATCTGCAAACTAATTGGCATTAAAGACATGTACGCCAAGGTTTCTGGATCCAAAAACTTGATTAACATTACCAGAGCGCTCTTTAAAGGCTTGACACAACAGGTAGAGTGCACTCTTAGTGATTCTATACATCAGGTCCGGGGACAGGACAAGACTGATGTTGTAATACTTCATGGTCACACAGTTTATATTGTagatttaaaattaagtaattttgcagagagcaaacaaaatcagaatGTGAGTTGTCTCAGTTTGAAGTTATCCACTCAGAAACAGCTGCATGTAATGCTACCTTTTCCACAACCAAGTGTCTCCAGGGGACATCTGAATTTCTGGGCTTTCATTTGTAGTATTTTTGGtgatatttgaaaagtcatgggcAGAGGAAGTTGTGGCCCAGCTTTGCTTGCAGCTGCTTGTTTGTCTGCAATGTAAGTTTTCATTGCCTAAGGACTGAACATCACAGCTGCTTCTGTCGCTAGTATAATTAAGATCCCTAAAATAAGTCAGGGAGGTGGTATCATTTCCTCTAACTCAAAGTGCTCACAATGGAGATGGCTCTCTCTGAGCCAGCTGCCTGTAGTTGATGGAAAGATCCAACATGCAGCATTTCATCATTCCTTTGAACACCAGCCTTAGGATGAGTCAGTCCTTTGGAAATTCCTGGTTATCTCGTTTGGATGTAGAGCCTTGGTAGCTGCCAGGATTTAGCTGCTTAACGCTCCCGATGTAGCCCTGCAAAGCTATAGTTATCAAATCTGTCACCCTGTCCTAGCCAGCTCTTTCAGTTTAGCCTCAGGAGAGGAGGGGTTTTGATCCTCTTTGCCTAATGAGATAGTTGCAGGTTCTTACCAGTATCTGAGGTTAGTCTGACTTGAAGAAGTCTGGCATATAATATTTTCAGTGTGTTGTTTCTGAGAAGTCTTTCACAGAATGAATAGAAGAATAGAAGAAGGGCCTGCTGTATAGATTATTCTTCTCCAAgggggtgatcaggcattggaacaggatTCCCAGGACAGTGGTGGAAtcgccatccctggaagtgttcagaaaatgtatagatgaggcccttagagacatggtttagtggtggccttggcaaacctggggtaacggttggacttgataattTTAAacgtcttttccagcctggttgattctgtgattgcttTGAGATAAGCACTTGATATATCTTCTTGACTTCTCTGGATAGGAAAAGTTTCCTGTTCCCTGTAGACATTTATTGTGTGAACTGTTATTCTGAGTGTTAACAAAACAATTTGTGTGTGAGGAAGAGGTTTAGTTGAAGATAATGTTAAATTCGTATCATTAGCTAATATTACCTATTAGGGCAGTAATAAGCACTTTACTGTTGTCAAAGCAACATTTATATCCATATAAAGACGTTCCTGCACGTTACTAACATGCCAGCATGAATCCATATTAGTAGGATGTTCCTTTTCTGGCTTCATCCTTTCCAGAAGCATCCTCTAGGATGGCATTGTCATGCTAGTGTGTCTGCAGTGTAACTCTCTAAATTCTTGCTGCTTATGCAGTTAGCTCATCTGAAACCCATGAGGATGAGCTTAAGAAGTAGTTTAATTTACACAGTGTTTAAACTGTTATTAGTAAATTAACGTTTCTTTTCTTACCCCATATACCATGTAGAGGTTGATCTGAAGTAGATTATCGTTGTGTAtcattgctttggttttctgttctCTCTCCTGCTCCCAGGAGACTCACCAGCAGTTAGCGAACCAGAAGAGTCTCTGTGTAGTGGAGTTCCGTGAGGAGCAGGGCCCTCTGCCCATCGTTGTGGCGCTGCCTGAGGGGACTGTCCGTGAGGATCCCGAGCCTCAAGATGAGGTTCCAGACAtaaagctggagtggagtgaTGTGAAAGCAGCTCAGGGAATGAAGAAATCTCCGTGGGCGAATGTCAAACGGACAGTATGGTAAAAGCTTCAGTCTCTCTGTCTCTTCTGCAACAGGGAAAGGCCAGCCCAAATGGACAAGTTAGCTAGTCTTACATTTCAGAGGAGGGCATCATAATCGTGCCATTTAAATTGCTGCTCCCATTGCTACcattctttttgctttcccaCAATTCTTCTGACCACTGTTTGACTAGGGGCATTCAGATGGAAGCCGCCAGTGAACATGACTTTGCCTTCAAGCATGCATTTACTTGATTCCTGAAGATGATGTGTAATCAACAGATTGTGTGTGTCTTTCACAAGCTTTTGGGAAACTACTGGAAAGATACACTTGTGAAAGCAATAAAGAATCCTCAGAATGAGCTCAGTGTGAGTTTGTTGGtgtctttcttttttggaaAATGCCAATATCTGGGAGATGTGGTGCAAGCCTCAGTAGTGGGAGTTATGTGTGCTCTCCATCTCACTCCCTAGGCTCACTCATGGTAGGGGGGCTGTGAAATCAGTAAGTAGAAGTTCTGTGTCTTCtggtggggaggaagaaggacaAGGTTGTGGTGGGCAACAGctggagctgtgcaaaaattatTCATGCAAGTCGGGGGGAGTTCCCCAAATGAAGCAGAGCCCAAATATCTGAGGACAGACACCCCGGCGCCTGTGAGATACTGCAGTATTTTGACTGGCGTTGGAAGTCCAGTCCAGAACCTGCAATCCAGCCTCTCCTCTGCACATGTGCTGGGAGAAGACCTGACTTCATTTTCTGCCAATTTCTGTTCTCAGTGCTGGTGCAGGCTAAAACAATGCATTGTTCTGATAGATCTTTTCTCCATCAGTCAAAGCACAGGAAAGTGTCTGACTGATTTATAGCTGGTGCCTCCCAGAGAATCCACACAAGCCTTGCAGGTCCACCTTGTGTGCTATATAAATGAGGAGCTACAAGGTAAGGAAGTGGTTGCCTAAATGTCATTTGCTTTTACAGAACTTAAAGTAATTTAACAACCACAGATCTCCCTCTTTCCCCAAGGTCTGCACATCAGTGACACTTGCATCTGCTCCCATGAGAGTCTTCAGGTCTCCTCTGCTTTGCCTCTGCTCTCTGGAGGAGGTTTAGGGCTCTTCTCAGATCCACAGGACAGCAACTCATGtttgagcacttccaggaaTAAGATATTTCCGTCCCTCAAAGCAAATGGGTTTTCAATGCTTGATTCTGTTAGCATAAAGGagacaggagcaggagggggcCGTGGTTGCTGTACAAAGATCAGAGGTAGGGAATGGGCTGTAGTTGGGTCAGGAAAAGGGGGGAGAGACCGGGCCGTCTGTAAATCAAATTCTGCCACAAACCCACATGGAGTTTTGATTCCTCCATAGAAGGCATCTTTTGTGGGTTTCCTGTCTTCACAGATTTGTTCATATTAATACAGATGCTTGTAGAGATGCTTTATCCAGCATACAGTTCACTCATCACTCACAGATAAGGCCGACTCCAAAATGAGAAACATCAGAAACTCTTCCTACATTTTCCATGGAGCTGGCcatgtttctttgctttcagacaAAGCATATTCTCCTGCTGTTCAGGAGAAGATGGAAGTGCATCTAACTCACTGCCTCACTGGAGGCAAGGTATCCAATGTACAAATATTTGGGGAACAGCTAGTATTGTGGTTAAACTATTCAATTAAGCAAGAGTAACCAAGATTGCAATCTGGGCATAGTTAATGAATGATATGTCTGTAATCTCGTTTTTATCACAGCAGCCGAGGTTTTGCCTACTTTCAAGTGGTTAGTTTGTTTTAACTAAAGTCTAATTGCCTGCTCTCTAGAGTAGATGCCTGCAGACCTCTTTTTGTTGAGGAAGCTGGAGGAGAACAGCAGAGATGGAAGCTCCAGTTATGCTACCAGTTGAGATGTGGTGGCTGTGAGGATGCAATAGGCCACTGTTTTTACCCCCAGATAAGTACCTCCGTGGGAGAAGGATCAAGCCTCAAGTGTTCATCATGCCAAACCTTTCCAGTGGGGCGACAGCAAATTCTCAGGCCGATGCTGTCCCCAGGGTTCTCTGTGGGGATGAGACCTGATGCACGGATGGTAGGTGGTTTGTAGTTCCTAGGAGATTATCTGAGCCCTGGGCAGCATCTTTCCCTTCAGAAGCAATGAGGTGTGCAATTTTCCAGGCATCACCcgagcactgccaaggccactaCTAAACCACGTCACTGGGAGCTGCATCCacacggtttgtgaacacttcagggacggtgattccaccactgccctgggcagcctgttccaatgcctcattgctctctctgtgaagaaatttttcctaatatccaatctaaacctcccctggtgcagcttgaggctgtttcctcttgtcctatcacttgttacttcgGAGAAGAAACTGACTCCACCTCACCACAACCTCCTTTCAAGCAGTTGTAGAGAGGGacaaggtcccccctgagccttctccagactaaaccccacCAGGTCCCTTGGCTGCTCCTCATCacatttgtgctccagacccttcaccagttcctttgcccttctctggccccgctccagcacctcaatgtctctgttgtagtgaggggcccagaactgaacgcAGGATTCAAGGTgtagcctcaccagtgctgaatacagggggatgatcgctgccctggccctgctacCACACTGTTGcggatacaggccaggatggtGTTGGCCTTCTTGTCTGCCTGTGCACAAGCTGGCTCGTGTTCAGgtccatcaatcagcacccaaACATGGCTGTGTAAAAATGACAGGAAAGCTgggtgtgatggggaatggcagCCTCAGggtgctttttttcattttctctttctccttttagcACCATGCAGGGACTATGCTTATTGCTGCAACCCAGCACCTAACAGGTCCAATCCAGCAGCTTGATGCAACAGAGCCACCCCTCACTGCACCACTATCCTGTGCTGGGGCCCAGCAACCCTGTGCAAACAGGGACACTCATTCATCATCAAGCTGTTCAGCTACATGGGATTGAAGTTGGGGCCACACTGGGAGGGTTTCAAAGTGGCAGCACTGCTTTGTAGCAGCTCATTTGGATGCTCCTATCCTTGTGGTGGCCCTTCTCTCCATTCAGCCCTCCTCAGGCAAAGACTTGGTGCAGTTTACAGTGCAGCTTCAAGGCTTCCTTCTCAGTGCCATGTCTGTAACATTGCCTGAGCCAGCTCCTAGCTGCCCTGGACTGATGagtcagcagcacctccagtGCTGGTTTACAGCAAGATTACTTTGGTGGCCCAGAAGGGACAGGACAAGTAGGTGAACTAGTGCAGTCTGGTGTAAACTGGTGTGTGGCAGGGAAGGgataaggaaaggaagaagccaGGCAGAAAGAACTGGGGAGAAGAGATGGGAGCCCTGCCAAGACACAGGCTGCAAATGCAATGCCAGCAAGGCATCGGGACATGGATGTGAGGGGACAGACAGCACTGCTTGGTGTAAAGGTGCTGGCCACTCCTGGGTGCAGGGGGTGGACAGAGACACTGCACCCCAGGGTCCACGGTATGACTGCAAGTGTCCGCCTTTGTAAACAGACCCAAGCAGAAAGGTGTCTGTGTGTTAATGCCAAGTTCTGGAGCATTAATAGAAGCAGGGCAAATCtgggcacacacacacccacacccaCACTCGCCCACGATGACAAGATGTTTAAACCAGTTTCAACAGGAGGATGTTGAACTTCAGAACAAGTGTCATTGTCTCAAGTGGCTGTGAGTTCCCTCTCTGCTCTGAAACGGGGTTTCTTCTCTTATCTCTGTTGCAATCAACTTTCGGTTGCCACACTAAAACGAGCAGAACAGGTcaggcaagggaaaaaaaaaagaatttaaatgtttCCCTCCCACTGCAATTAAAAAGCTTCAACCCCAGCCCGTGGTCACAGCTCAAAATTCCCCCCTGGACCTAAAGCAACAGAGGTCCCTTGCATttcccttctgttctccagtCCTTGTTACTATCCAGGAGCTTCAGACtaaaaacagaagcattttttccccacagggGCAAAAAAAGGGAAGGGCTAATTTGGTACCACTGTTTATTAAGCACCTCTAACACGTGAAAACACCCTTCTTGGGTCTAAACCCATTTAAGTTAActcactgttgtggtttaagcttaGCTGGtagctaagcaccacacagccaccaCACTccccctggtgggatgggggagagaatcagaagagtaaaagagaaaactcgtgggttgagataaaggcagtttaataggtaaagcaaaagccatgccACAACCAAAGCAAcataaggaattcattcaccacttcccatctccaggacagcagggctccatcacatgtaatggttacttgggaagacaaatgccatcactccaaATGTTCCCCCATTCCATcctcccccagctttatatgctgagcatgaccccatatggtctggaatatcccttgggtcagttggggtcagctgtcctgcctGTGTCCACTCCCAGCTTCTTCTGCACCTCCAGCCTCCTCACTGGTGCATGGTATGAGGAGCAGAACAACTCTTGACTCTGTGCAAGCACAgctcagcaataacaaaaacatccctgtgttatcagcagTTGACAGCACAAATCCAAGACCCAGCCCCGtaccagctactgtgaagaaaatgaactctatcccagccaaacccagcacaCTCACTCAAGTTAACTCTGGAGTCATTTAAGCATTCAGATGAACATTGTCACTGAGCTGGTTTAGCCCCTGGCCCCAGAGCCTCTCCTTGCTAGAAGAACCCTCTCACTCATGCTGAAGTCTGTGCCTCCTTCCTTGGCATTGCCCTGTTACAGTGCAGTGCTCCTGGGGCTGTACAGGGCTGTGTACCTGTGTGCAGCAAAGGGACAATAGCAGAAGACTCTCGCCTATCTGCAAAACCTCTGCCAAACTCATCTTCAttacagcagcacagtgctggtgTATGTGAGAGCAGCCATGCACCAAAGAGGAGTTGATTGCCTCTGCTTATTCAAGATGTTACTCTAAATAATCCATACAATTTTCCTACAGTCTACTGAGCACCGTCTAAGCTGCATTTTGTAGGGGAATGAAAGACAGTGGTAATTCCTGGCATTATTGTTGTGCCTTATAATTCAGCAATACCCTTCCAGGGGTTGCAATAACTCGTACTGCCCTGAGGCAAGTTAAATTTTGCCCACATTTCTCAACACAGGTCAGAGATGGCACTTCGAGAAACCctaggaaaatgtttttttttggcACAGCAGGTTTAGGGAGGGAAACAGGCTTACATGGACAGGCGGCAATTACGTGTAAGGTGTCATACTCATGCTCCTTAGTGCTGGTTGTGCAGGCGTCAACTGAAATAGCAACCCTGGAGACATAAAGGTATGGTTCAGGGAGATTTTAACACTTTGAACCAAactatattattatttttaaaactggatGTTTTCTATTTGGACCCCAGTTACCAGCATCAAACTGTACCAACCCAGAAGAGAGTGAAGGGAAACACATTGTGCAGGATATGGCTTACTCTGGTAGGCTCTTTGTCTTCATTGCCATGGTCCCACATtaaaagctctgtgttttgtagtatttacattaaaaaacaaaccccaaacccagcctgGAAACTGCAGTCATTGAACAACTTCCGTGTTCATGGGGTGACCACAAGACACACTTGCAAGGGGAGGCTCTTAGGACGATTTCCATCGCAGGAGCGAAAACACCTCATGGATCACATACACCAGGGTAGCTAAGAATGCAAATACCTATAATGGAAAAACACATCAGCCAGTTAACTTTTTATTATATGGTATGAGTTCCTGCTCTAAGCAAACACTTCATGATGCATGATATTTCTATTGACTCTCACAGGTCTGGAGGCATTCATACATAGTAGGACTGGGACTAGTttctctgccccatccctggatgATTGGTGCAAGTAAAGATTTGCCCGTGAGGCTGCTCCACAGCCACCCCCTTGCCTTCTTTCCCCTGCTTGCCAGGCACTCACCACTGCAGCAATGTTCTCCCGGTAGCCAGTCACTGGCATCACAGGGAAACCAAGGACATAGGTAGAGTAGGCCTccaacacagcagcactgaggtAGAACAGAGCTGCTGTCGACTGGCAGATGGCATCCTAAGAAACAAGGATCCCACAGTCATTTCCAAAAAGGAAGCACACTGAGAAGGGGGTAAAAAGGACCTCCAGCCTGTGCAGTAGCAGGAAAGGACACAGTTGTCcaccagggagaagagaggcCCTGAGGTTTGTCACATCCACTTACCAAGGTGACCCAGAAGCTGCTGCCCCCATGCACGCTGCAGATGTAGAGGCACAGGAGGGTGGTGGACATGACGAAGCAGAACACAGAGACAAACATCACCCAGCCTTGCATCATGGGGAACAGGACCTTCGAAGATGCCACCAGGATCCAGACAAGGCCCCCAAAGacctgaaaatgaaaggaggagagagggTGAGCGTAGGATAAACTGGCTTACCCAAGGCAGAGCCAAAAGCCATGCATACCTCTAGCACTAGCACTGTACATGGCAATATCGCAGGAATGCTCTTACGCAGTTCAGTTCAGATGCAATTGCCTTCATTTGAATCTGGGAATTTAGCTTGGAGCATCTGTCTCTGATGGTGACCCAAAAGAAGCCTCTCACTAATCCTGCCTCTTGCTGTCACTGCCCACATCAGTGTGCTCAGGATGCTGGTTTCAATGAACAGGCTTGTTTCGGAAGGGCACATTTGGTTCACAGGCAGAGGGGCAGATCCCTGAAAGGAGTGGTGTCAAACCCAGACCAACTGCACAAACAGCATGGCCTTAGCGAAGGCCACATGCAAACGTTACCCTGAAAGGACAGAGAACAGGCTGAAAGGAGGTAATATGGCCAATTTTACTCTCTAGggttttttattgctgctttcataGCACAATGTCCCATGCTAAGAACGTGTGAGCTGCAAAGTGGTGCCTTTGCACCAGAGCGtactgagcagcttttctctgCTATAAATCAGTCCACTTATTCCCAGAACCTGTGCGAAGTTTAGTCTATGCAGTATTTTATGATGAGGAGCTCCTCCGTTGAAcccacactgcagagaaaggagacCCATCCCTCATCACTGACTGGCCTTGCATTTGCAGGCAAATCTCCAGCGGTAAGAGAGCCTCACTGACTGTAAAATCAGTCTGATCACCACTGTGTCCCAGGCCAGCTTTGTCCAGCATCCAAGTGCCTACTCATACAAATCACACAACTCAATACAAATGCAGTGGAGGCATTCCGCAAGTGGGAAAAAAGTTTCAGATCTGAT
Coding sequences within:
- the MAL gene encoding myelin and lymphocyte protein isoform X2, producing MSSPGSTTSLPSGLSVLTTFPDVLFIPEIVFGGLVWILVASSKVLFPMMQGWVMFVSVFCFVMSTTLLCLYICSVHGGSSFWVTLDAICQSTAALFYLSAAVLEAYSTYVLGFPVMPVTGYRENIAAVVFAFLATLVYVIHEVFSLLRWKSS
- the MAL gene encoding myelin and lymphocyte protein isoform X1, whose product is MSSPGSTTSLPSGLSVLTTFPDVLFIPEIVFGGLVWILVASSKVLFPMMQGWVMFVSVFCFVMSTTLLCLYICSVHGGSSFWVTLDAICQSTAALFYLSAAVLEAYSTYVLGFPVMPVTGYRENIAAVVSAWQAGERRQGGGCGAASRANLYLHQSSRDGAEKLVPVLLCMNASRPVRVNRNIMHHEVFA